In Methanosphaera sp. ISO3-F5, a genomic segment contains:
- the queC gene encoding 7-cyano-7-deazaguanine synthase QueC produces MSKPRGISVLSGGLDCTVATSIYANDYDLTAITFNYGQQSFDEELNHARRICEKYGMEHVVIDLPWLENISTSSLTSDEDIPEISEDDLDNYDVAIETAKSVWVPARNTVFCSIALAYAESLGAEIIIVGWDYEEAVTFPDNSKEYLDAFNETIKYGSFDDISIKAPLIDMSKKEIVETGHEFNAPMDLSYSCYTGKELHCGKCESCKRRKRAFVEAGLDDPTEYSD; encoded by the coding sequence ATGAGTAAACCTAGGGGTATAAGCGTACTTTCCGGTGGACTTGACTGTACTGTTGCAACAAGTATTTATGCTAATGATTATGATTTAACAGCAATAACATTTAATTATGGACAACAAAGCTTTGATGAAGAATTAAATCATGCACGGAGGATCTGTGAAAAATATGGAATGGAACATGTGGTTATAGACTTACCATGGCTAGAAAATATTAGTACTTCCAGTTTAACCAGTGATGAAGATATTCCAGAGATAAGTGAAGATGACCTTGATAATTATGATGTTGCAATAGAAACGGCAAAGTCTGTATGGGTTCCTGCACGTAACACTGTATTTTGTAGCATTGCATTAGCATATGCTGAAAGTTTAGGGGCAGAAATTATCATAGTTGGCTGGGATTATGAGGAGGCAGTGACGTTTCCTGATAATTCTAAAGAATACTTGGATGCTTTTAATGAAACTATTAAGTATGGTTCCTTTGATGATATAAGTATTAAAGCTCCGTTGATTGACATGTCTAAGAAGGAAATTGTTGAAACCGGTCATGAATTTAATGCTCCTATGGATCTTAGTTATTCATGTTATACTGGTAAAGAACTTCATTGTGGTAAATGTGAATCCTGTAAAAGACGTAAAAGAGCTTTTGTTGAGGCGGGTTTAGATGATCCCACCGAATATTCAGATTAG
- the larC gene encoding nickel pincer cofactor biosynthesis protein LarC, which translates to MVVVIDPQVSGLAGNMFIGAFIDLGADKTKIEKVILDYAQEFGQIKVDINKKSKSGVMTTFASIETEDNSARHYPDIINKLEEITEQKYQKDETVNKSIALAKKIFRTLADAESKVHEKSIEELHFHEVGCADAVADIIGASYAYHLLGFDEEKIYSLPVATGNGSVNTQHGILPVPAPAVINILENVPTIGGEVNTELATPTGSAILVNIVDEYVTSTPLLTNKIIGYGSGKKDLKVLNALRIIKSEDFAEQNTITILETNIDTLSGEILGNLYDKLLDEGARDVTITPTIMKKNRPAHIVKVISRNGDAEHLVSVLMEETGTLGVRMLPHIHRGVAIRENVIHKVEVNGNLEEIRFKIGQLGDKIIKCSPEYDDLKKLSDKTGIPVKDLKSYVEQDYKKEHRSDIR; encoded by the coding sequence ATGGTTGTAGTAATTGACCCACAAGTATCTGGATTAGCCGGAAACATGTTTATCGGAGCATTCATTGATTTAGGAGCAGATAAAACAAAAATAGAAAAAGTCATTCTTGACTATGCACAAGAATTTGGGCAAATAAAAGTAGATATAAATAAGAAAAGTAAATCTGGTGTTATGACAACATTTGCCAGCATAGAAACAGAAGACAATAGTGCACGTCACTATCCGGACATAATAAATAAACTTGAAGAAATAACAGAACAAAAATACCAGAAGGATGAAACAGTAAATAAAAGTATAGCATTGGCCAAGAAGATATTCCGTACATTAGCAGATGCTGAAAGTAAAGTGCATGAAAAAAGCATAGAAGAATTACATTTTCATGAAGTTGGATGTGCAGATGCAGTAGCAGATATTATTGGTGCATCATATGCATATCACCTACTGGGATTTGATGAAGAGAAAATATACTCATTACCTGTTGCAACAGGAAATGGCAGTGTAAATACACAACATGGCATACTACCAGTCCCGGCACCGGCAGTGATAAATATTCTGGAAAATGTTCCAACAATAGGAGGAGAAGTTAACACTGAATTAGCAACACCAACAGGATCTGCAATACTAGTAAATATTGTTGATGAATATGTGACTTCTACACCACTGCTAACTAATAAAATTATTGGTTATGGTTCTGGAAAAAAGGACTTGAAGGTATTGAATGCGTTAAGAATAATTAAATCAGAAGACTTTGCAGAACAAAACACTATCACAATACTTGAAACCAATATTGACACATTAAGTGGTGAAATTCTAGGTAATTTATATGATAAACTATTGGATGAGGGAGCAAGAGATGTGACTATTACTCCTACTATTATGAAAAAAAACAGGCCAGCCCATATTGTTAAGGTTATAAGTAGAAATGGTGATGCTGAACATTTAGTTAGTGTTTTGATGGAGGAAACTGGTACCCTGGGTGTGAGAATGTTACCTCATATACATAGGGGTGTTGCTATAAGAGAAAATGTTATTCATAAAGTAGAAGTTAATGGTAATCTTGAAGAAATTCGTTTCAAAATAGGGCAGTTAGGTGATAAAATCATTAAATGCAGTCCCGAGTATGATGATTTGAAGAAATTATCAGATAAAACAGGAATACCAGTTAAGGACTTGAAAAGTTATGTTGAACAGGATTATAAGAAAGAGCATAGAAGTGATATAAGATGA
- the cobS gene encoding adenosylcobinamide-GDP ribazoletransferase: MEKSDKTVVHPNINGILGIISFSTRIPVNRYVGIEDMASSVIIWPYVGLLIGVLGALLAYISHTLLGLSTMLTAVLVYIFIIWFTGFNHVDGVMDMGDGLMVHGDPEKRLTVMRDSMVGTGGIATFFVVASLTLAALASIPPAILIPSVLIMEFASKFSMVTSMVIGKDDTRGIGRLIKSGINSKILFILLIINSVIGYFILGIPGVCAIIASVATGLYLAHMADKTFGCVTGDIMGASNEIARVTSLIVILIVFNFIG, encoded by the coding sequence ATGGAAAAATCTGATAAAACAGTAGTACATCCAAACATAAATGGTATACTGGGAATAATATCATTTTCAACAAGAATACCAGTAAACAGGTATGTTGGAATAGAAGATATGGCAAGCAGTGTAATAATATGGCCATACGTTGGACTATTAATAGGAGTACTCGGAGCATTACTAGCATATATAAGTCATACCCTACTAGGATTATCAACAATGCTCACAGCAGTACTGGTATACATATTTATAATATGGTTCACAGGATTCAATCACGTAGATGGAGTAATGGACATGGGTGACGGACTCATGGTACACGGCGACCCAGAGAAAAGATTAACAGTAATGCGTGACTCAATGGTTGGAACTGGAGGAATAGCAACATTCTTCGTAGTTGCAAGTTTAACACTAGCAGCACTAGCATCAATACCACCAGCAATATTAATACCTTCAGTATTAATAATGGAATTTGCATCAAAATTCAGTATGGTAACCTCAATGGTAATAGGTAAAGATGACACTCGTGGTATTGGAAGATTAATTAAGTCCGGAATAAATTCTAAAATCTTATTTATATTATTAATTATAAATTCAGTTATAGGATATTTCATACTTGGCATACCAGGAGTATGTGCAATAATAGCATCAGTAGCAACAGGATTATACCTGGCACACATGGCCGACAAAACATTTGGTTGTGTAACCGGCGATATAATGGGTGCATCAAACGAAATAGCAAGAGTCACATCATTAATAGTAATATTAATAGTCTTTAACTTTATAGGATGA
- a CDS encoding tRNA (cytidine(56)-2'-O)-methyltransferase, translating into MITVLRLDHRLGRDTRITTHVCLTARAFGADKVILSGEHDKHIIESVERVVENWGGEFQVEYNEKYLPVIKEHKRNGYEIIHLTMYGKHVEEIIPTIRDNGKDKLVIVGGSRVPTEVYELADWNLSVTNQPHSEVAALAICLHYIMDAKELDITYDDGKMQIIPNNEHKEVIKNS; encoded by the coding sequence ATGATAACTGTATTAAGATTAGATCATAGATTAGGAAGAGATACAAGGATAACAACACATGTATGTTTAACTGCAAGAGCATTCGGAGCAGATAAAGTTATACTAAGTGGTGAACATGATAAACATATCATAGAATCAGTGGAACGTGTTGTTGAAAATTGGGGTGGAGAATTCCAAGTAGAATATAATGAAAAATATTTGCCAGTTATCAAAGAACATAAACGAAATGGTTATGAGATAATACATTTAACAATGTATGGAAAACATGTAGAAGAAATAATTCCAACAATAAGAGATAATGGTAAGGATAAACTGGTCATAGTTGGTGGTTCAAGAGTACCTACAGAAGTTTATGAACTGGCTGACTGGAATTTAAGTGTGACAAATCAGCCACATTCCGAAGTTGCAGCTTTAGCAATATGTTTACATTACATTATGGATGCAAAGGAATTGGATATTACCTATGATGATGGTAAAATGCAAATTATTCCAAATAATGAACATAAAGAAGTAATTAAAAATAGTTAA